From Scophthalmus maximus strain ysfricsl-2021 chromosome 14, ASM2237912v1, whole genome shotgun sequence, one genomic window encodes:
- the LOC118282494 gene encoding plasma membrane ascorbate-dependent reductase CYBRD1, with the protein MEMEGLRRFLVALTVAVCVGVVSIASVLVWVLHYREGLAWDGALGEFNWHPVLMVTGFVFLQGIAIIVYRLPWTWQFSKLTVKFVHAGLNLVAFVFAVVSLVAVFDFHNGANIPNMYSLHSWLGLIVVILYCLQLVLGVGMYLIPITPVSWRAAFMPLHVYTGLLLFSSVVAVALMGITEKLIFGLTDPKYKDLPPEAIFVNVLGVLLVVFGSLILWIATRPFWKRPSDQILHNLHTNGGSEDHSRVGPVLSQTSDEPDSEASEDVRRRINK; encoded by the exons ATGGAAATGGAGGGTTTGAGACGGTTCCTGGTCGCCCTGACGGTGGCCGTCTGCGTCGGAGTTGTCTCCATCGCGTCCGTGCTGGTGTGGGTGCTCCACTACAGGGAGGGCTTGGCCTGGGACGGAGCTCTGGGCGAGTTCAACTGGCACCCGGTGTTAATGGTCACCGGGTTTGTTTTCTTGCAGGGAATCG CCATTATTGTCTACAGGCTCCCCTGGACCTGGCAGTTCAGCAAACTGACGGTGAAGTTCGTCCATGCAGGCTTGAACTTAGTGGCCTTCGTTTTTGCTGTTGTATCTTTGGTGGCAGTTTTTGACTTCCACAATGGTGCGAATATCCCCAACATGTACAGTCTGCACAGCTGGCTGGGCCTGATAGTTGTGATACTGTACTGTCTGCAG CTGGTTCTTGGAGTTGGCATGTACCTGATACCTATTACACCTGTATCCTGGAGAGCAGCGTTTATGCCCCTCCATGTCTACACTGGTCTGCTCCTCTTTAGCAGTGTTGTAGCTGTGGCACTCATGGGCATAACAGAGAAACTGATTTTTGGCCt GACCGACCCGAAGTATAAGGACTTGCCCCCAGAGGCAATTTTTGTGAACGTTCTTGGAGTCCTCCTGGTGGTTTTTGGGAGTCTTATCCTCTGGATTGCCACTCGACCATTTTGGAAACGCCCCAGTGACCAGATCTTGCACAATCTGCATACCAACGGGGGAAGTGAGGACCACTCCAGAGTCGGTCCAGTGCTGTCGCAGACGTCTGATGAGCCTGATTCTGAGGCCTCTGAGGATGTCAGGAGGAGGATTAACAAATAA